The following proteins are co-located in the Salvelinus fontinalis isolate EN_2023a chromosome 41, ASM2944872v1, whole genome shotgun sequence genome:
- the LOC129840690 gene encoding transcription elongation factor A N-terminal and central domain-containing protein yields MTTMDTKQIIHHALQMDKFNRAGNYGNIMPLLTALDNACVTCEQLQGTDIVRVLYRLLKTCSDNSVKKTAKHLLSKWKKLYSHPYHISKENGSEEELTVIGESMLADKACLADRGGLAAGDASKPVELGVSCEHVVFHTGSEDRTLTNGTKCGRAKGEGVSSWQAAGDSSSGSILPTLSKQSETPATTSLDTPPLCKDSSDLGLRTKCIQLLLGALDPETSKEAEGKTADLARVIEVHIHALHRANQAKYKACIRSKVANLRNPKNGHLRCGLLGGSLGPEVFAGMSVEEIANEELQQLREEYSSRGVSERQLPQGVEGTPTQKLRCRRCEGSDCRVTQVSRGTLFLPAWVRQATADQDAMTFVTCSKCGEQWYHSGWVCL; encoded by the coding sequence ATGACCACCATGGACACAAAACAGATCATTCATCATGCTCTTCAAATGGACAAATTTAACAGGGCGGGTAACTATGGCAACATTATGCCTCTCCTGACCGCCCTTGATAATGCCTGTGTGACTTGTGAGCAGCTGCAAGGCACAGACATCGTCAGGGTCCTTTACAGACTCCTCAAAACCTGCTCAGACAATTCAGTGAAAAAAACAGCCAAGCACCTGTTGTCAAAATGGAAGAAACTCTACAGTCACCCCTATCACATCTCAAAGGAGAATGGAAGTGAAGAAGAATTGACTGTCATTGGAGAGAGTATGCTGGCTGATAAAGCGTGTCTGGCAGACAGAGGTGGCCTAGCTGCTGGTGATGCTAGTAAACCAGTGGAGTTGGGTGTGTCTTGTGAACATGTGGTTTTTCATACTGGGTCAGAGGACAGAACACTCACAAATGGGACCAAGTGTGGGAGAGCTAAGGGAGAAGGGGTGTCATCGTGGCAGGCAGCTGGTGATTCGTCTTCGGGGTCAATTTTGCCCACCCTCTCAAAGCAGTCAGAAACTCCTGCCACCACTTCCCTGGATACCCCTCCCCTCTGTAAGGATTCCTCTGATTTGGGTTTGAGGACAAAGTGCATCCAGCTCCTCCTTGGAGCCCTCGATCCAGAAACTTCCAAGGAGGCAGAGGGGAAGACTGCAGATCTGGCCCGCGTCATAGAGGTGCACATCCATGCGCTGCACCGTGCAAACCAGGCCAAATACAAGGCCTGCATCAGGAGTAAGGTGGCCAACCTAAGGAACCCCAAAAACGGCCACCTTCGGTGTGGTCTCCTGGGCGGCAGCCTGGGGCCGGAAGTCTTCGCCGGGATGTCTGTGGAGGAGATAGCCAACGAGGAGCTCCAGCAGCTGAGGGAGGAGTACTCATCGCGGGGGGTGAGCGAGAGGCAGCTACCCCAGGGGGTGGAGGGGACGCCCACCCAGAAGCTGCGGTGCAGGCGGTGCGAGGGGTCGGACTGCAGAGTGACGCAGGTGTCCCGGGGCACTCTGTTCCTGCCAGCGTGGGTCCGCCAGGCCACCGCAGACCAGGATGCCATGACCTTTGTGACCTGTAGCAAGTGTGGGGAGCAGTGGTACCACAGCGGCTGGGTGTGCCTCTGA
- the LOC129840696 gene encoding ras-related protein Rab-9A-like encodes MTAKSSLLKVILLGDGGVGKSSLMNRYVTNKFDTHLFHTIGVEFLNKELEVDGRTVTLQIWDTAGQERFRSLRTPFYRGSDCCLLTFSVDDNQSFHNLNNWKKEFAYYADVKEPEKFPFVVLGNKLDVPERQVSGEDARQWCRDNGGHPYFETSAKDSTNVAAAFEEAVRRVLAQEERGEHLIPTNTVDLHRKPRSGASCC; translated from the coding sequence ATGACAGCCAAGTCGTCCCTGCTCAAGGTGATCCTCCTTGGGGACGGAGGCGTGGGAAAGTCCTCCCTCATGAACCGCTACGTCACCAACAAGTTTGACACGCATCTCTTCCACACCATTGGCGTGGAGTTCCTAAACAAGGAGCTGGAGGTGGACGGGCGCACCGTGACGCTCCAAATCTGGGACACGGCGGGCCAGGAGCGCTTCCGCTCGCTCCGGACACCTTTCTACCGTGGCTCCGACTGTTGTCTCCTAACCTTCAGCGTGGATGACAACCAGAGCTTCCACAATCTCAACAACTGGAAGAAGGAGTTTGCCTACTACGCTGATGTCAAGGAACCTGAGAAGTTCCCTTTCGTGGTCCTGGGTAATAAGTTGGATGTGCCAGAGAGGCAGGTTTCGGGCGAGGACGCCCGCCAGTGGTGCCGCGACAACGGCGGCCACCCGTACTTTGAGACGAGCGCCAAGGACTCGACCAACGTGGCGGCGGCGTTTGAGGAGGCGGTGAGGAGGGTGCTGGCGCAGGAGGAAAGGGGCGAGCACCTCATCCCGACGAACACAGTGGACCTGCACAGGAAGCCTCGCTCTGGTGCCTCCTGCTGCTGA